The DNA window GTCGGCAAGGCGTTTGGTTAACGCCTGCAGGAGGACGATGTAGAGGACCGACTGGATCTGTCTGGAGACGATTAGTGGAGACGACACACTGAGTAGTCAGATGCAATACCTTCATGTTGTTTATTATGTGGTACATAATAAACTGCTTGTTTGTGCCAGTCAAATGCAAACTGTTGAGTAtttgagcagaaataaaaaacactggATATCAGTACCCCGACACGAAGACGAGCCCGGCCGACGTGGCCTCTCCAACCGGGTACGAACACTCCACCGACAGCTCCATGGCAACCGGGTAGATGGAGAAACCAAAAAAGCCGAAAAGGGAGCAGACGACGGCCACGGCGActttctgctgctgcatcaGAGCcacctgagaggaggagaacaaagaGCTGTACGCATTTCCCCGTTGGAGTTCTTCGTGGAAGGCATTTcacctcttccttccttcctcaccACGGAGAAGGCGATACACGACAGCGCGCTCAAGCTCATGTTGATCTTCGTCGCCTCTATAAACTTCTTGGTCTTGTCGACGTAGACGCCGAGGAGGGCGGCGCCCACGATGCCGAACACGATGAAGAGGCCGCCGCAAACGCCGGCGAAGGTCTGGTGTGGCGAGAGGTGTATAATTAAAATCTGCATCCAGGGGGTTTGTTTCTTTGTACATTTCTGTTACAGTTATTCAGTGCTTTTAGCCTGTAAATATGCAGCCTGTGTCTGTTCGCCGTCCTCCCGATGTGACTTACGTTGGTGTACCCCTGCACGCACAGGATCTGCTCCAGCAGCGTGGAGAAGCAGGTGAACACGGCGATGCCCGACCcgaagcacagcagcagcaccaggtaGGCCCGGTTGGTCAGCAGCTGCGGATGAGGAGACAGACTGTTTAGAGGCACACCTCGGAGAACGGGTATGACATGGATCAGAGGTCCCAAAGGTCAAGATCCAACCTGTGAGGTTAGTATTTTATATTCGGATAatatttatccccccccccctgcctcccgcTCACCAGTTTGATGCCCTTAAAGAACGGCTCGGAGCCGGAGGACTCGGCACTGGCTGACGGCGGCGTGGGGGGCGAGCTGCTCCGCATCCCCATCGTTGCTAGGACACAgatgatgcatgctgggaccGCGTAgacgagcagctggaggagggatgaaacacacacacacacgtaatttGATGATGAATGGAGGTTAGCACCTGAATTCAAAGACCATTTATCATTGTTAGCAGGTGAGCTGCCACAGAGCCACAGTTCGGCTGCTGCAGTTTTCTACATCAGCTGCTGCAAACCCACAATGCCCTGTGGGAATCCTCCGATTCTAGGTCAGATGATATCTTTTTCCTATGACGGTGGACAGTGACAGAAAGGCTTCTAGTAAAATTCAATCCAGACATTACAGGTGCTTATTTAAACTTCTGTTAGACTTGTAGCAACATTAGCATTCATTTGACATGGCGATTGACTAATTGGTTCCAACAGTTATAACCAAAGGACTACATTAAAAAGAAACTGAAACTATTCAGCTGAGCTACCGATTAGCATCTACAACCTGCGGACTCCAAGCTAGTTTTGCTTACCAGGTCCGGGATGCGTTCAGGTGTTTCGGCAATCAGGGGGGACGAGATGCTGGCGACCAGGATGCCCAGAGGATTGGctgaggagggaaaggagaagtGAAGCCCAGGGTTTCTCTCTTAGCTTATTGAAATGGAAAGTCACTCTGTGCTCTCAGAGACAGGATACTCCAGCAAATGGTTATGGGCCTTGTAGTTAAAAAAGATGTTAATTAACATAGATTCAGGCATCTTGTTAtcgatgctctctctctctctcaaaatcAATCACTGTTACAATTGCAACCTTTATAGTACGCAAGAACGTCAATGAGCAACAGTGCAAAGCCCACACACTGTTAGAGGTTGATGTtgattggacacacacacacgcagactccAGATGTTCAGGAGAAGCTAAAACAATGAACCTTGATGTGTCTGCTGTTTATCTCGGTTTTCCCAGCTCCCGTGTTTGCGTTGGTAACCGCTCTGAAGCCCTGAAGGTAGATCACTCACACATGGAGGCCATGGTGTTGGCGATGGCGCGCTGGTGCTCAGGGAACCAGAGGGCCGCCATCTTGGTGGGGGTGAAAATGATGAGGGGCTGAGCGAGGGCGCCGAGGCTCTGGCCCGACATCACCAACAGGTACAGGTACGGGCCCTTCTTCGCGAAGGCCGCGAGGAAGCGCACCAGAGCCCCGGCCATGTTGAGCCAGGCTCCCAGGATCAGCTGCAAAAGGGAAGAGCGTGTGGGGTCACAATGCTGCAGCCGAGTGGAGACATCATCCACCGCTCAGCGCGGATGCTCTGCTGTCACTGCGCGTGGGTCCAATGTGTTAGATGAACCGCTCCGTGAGGGATCAAGGGCTCTGTGGGTGATTCACGCCCGCAATAATGCGGTCATCATTAGAGCCAGACCAGGACAGTCCTCACTTGTGAAATCATTTTCTACTGGTGTAGCTTGATGTGGTGGCCACTAAGTGAATTACTGGAACATCTCCCAGTAAAATAAACTCAGCAGAAGGGGTTTTCACAGAGGGGCCCGTACCGTGGTCCGCAGCCCGAGGGTGTCCAGCATCCACGTGGTCCCGAAGCTGAGCGGGATGGCCACCACCATGTAGACCAGGGACAGCCAGTTGATTTGCTCCAGAGAGGCCCCCAGGAACTTGGCAGACTGGTCTGCTACTGGTGCAAAGGTCAGCCATAACTGGGAAGACACATGGGGAGATTTGTTCAAAGATGAGCTCTGTTATTTAATAATAGGATCAGTTCTCAGAGCCTGTCATATGAATTCAAGGTACCAATATACTATGTCAAATTACAATATTATACGGGAgtaatttaatgattaaatactttttaattcTGCCTTAATCTGCAAATAATAGCTATATAATTCaaattatgtatatattttttggtttattacaAGATGATGTTAGCAGCTAAACTAAATCTACTAATCTACTTTTTACTGTTTATATTGGTAATTAAGTTGTTTTAAAAGTACGCAGTAGATAACGGACAAAATGAAGTGAacaatctgtttttcttttatacttTTTTAATGGTAATTTTTAGGATTGTTAATATATGACAATTTAAATATGAACTTATCCAACataatgtattatattttaGTTAGATCTCTGGATGAGTTTTTCCTCTACTTTTATCTTCTCAGCGGTCACTCCTTTTAAAACAGAGTCATGTGGCCTGGACACAAAGAGGAAATACAAAAAGTCAATCTCACTGGTCTGGAGAGAAGCTTGAAAAGTCAGCAGCAGCTTGACAAAGAAGAAAACCTCCTCCGTGCAGAGGGGACGTAAGCGGGTCACCTGAGCTGAACTCACACAATCGCAGTCCTGTCTCCTTTGGGTTTTAAAACGTTCACacattcctcctcttcttgtACGGTAGTGTATCCTGTGGAAGCGATCGGGCTTCAACGCTTCTCTAAGCTATCCagtttaaacacattttgaatagaaccaaaaatatatatgcTTTTATCCCTGGTTGAGTGTCCGAGGAAATGAACGCACTTCATGAACGACgattaaaaaaggtatttaAACGTTAAAATCAAATAGATTGTAGCTACACATTGATGCAACACTATAAACagatgtttacaaaaaaaatattctatttaaatattatattatatgaaGAATACTTCCGGACTAAAAAAAGGTACTTGACAGTGAGGCATTGTATCATCTGTGGGAGGGTGTTATATTCTTCAAGGTAAAATATGACACTCAAGTTTCAGTTTAGAGCCAAAAACACTTTCAATTCCTGTGTAGAACTATTTAAAACATATATTCTTTCCAACAATGTgtcacaacacaaaacaacttgCTAGGAAAAGCAGTCTGATCAAAATTCAATATCAATCAAAACAAGCTTGTGTTAATTGAGAGTGTATTTAAAACCTTAATAGGGAGTGGATTTCTTCAACCTTTATGAGTTTAGTCTATATGTGGTCTTACATTACAGTCTTGCCCCATACCGAGCAGCTTTTTGTGGATGTACACTGACACACGAGGCTCTCACAACTGCTCCTAAATCTGATCGACAGGACAAGAACCCAAAGTGATCGATGCGAGGCCGGTCGGTCAGCTGTTATTTGCCACGCCGTCAATGACTCCCCGGCCAGCTGAGCCTCTTTTGTGAGCAGGGAGCAGCGGCGCCGTGGAAACAAAAAGCTCCCACAGAGAGAGGACGAGTCCCACGGGAGCCCACTCAATATTCAATGACAACACCCGCGGGGATTTATATCAGATCCAGCGCACACGAGGAGGCCCCACATGTCGTCTACCAGCACCGCTCCGATTCAAACACTTCTGCTACCCATCCATCTGTGGAAAGGCATTTTCAGAAATCCGAGGGAGTGGTCGGTCAAACCGTGATTTAAGTTACCGTCGTGTGCATGACGAGTTCTTTAAGTGGAGATATTGTGTGATTTCATTTGTGCTTTTGACAGCATCTGCTTCTTTGCAGATTTAGTTTCTGAATAGGAAAAtattaaacagaaaatgaatcatAACGCTTTGTCCCAGTCTAAACTGTAACCTTGGTGATGAATGTACATGACTGCATAACTCATTATGATCcaatcataatgataataaggtattctgctaaatgtacttcatttattatattattcattcattaaccattgttttgatttgtgtgggggtttttttatacaaaaacacaagtatTACACATATAGTATTAACAGTATTGTTACACTGTTGTTACGCTTTACTACTGGATTTCCTCCACCTTTTTTTGGCCAGAAATTGTCTTTCAAACCTTTAACTTTAAGTTTTCAAAAGACGACATTTCGACATTTGTAATGCTATCTTAggttaatatttattttctagaGGCTGTCATTAAAAACGTCACGGCATCTTGATGACCCGAAGTAGCAGCTTTTCCGTTTTTAGGTTGAGGACCGTGAAGTTAACGTCAGCGTCTCACCGTGGCGTTGGAGCAGTTTAACAGACACAGGACCGACAGGACGAACCACCTCCTCCTGtagactttaaaaaacaaaagtttctTCAGCTCGGTGTTCAGTGTCCCCGGAACCGGGGAGGAAACCGAGGAGGGCGCCGTCTTGATCTCGGCGTCGGGATCGGCACCGTCTTCCATCGGTATTTACGGTGTCGCCAAGTTGACCGGTTCAGCCAGCAACGTTAACGTCCgctgtagctaacgttagcaacaccGAACAAGTGACTGAGGCgttcaaagttgttgttttttactacCTCCAAgaaaaaagagatttaaatcCGTAAAATCAAAAGCTGTAAATCCATGGTGTTGTCTTGACGTGTCACGGAGTCATTTTATCTCTTAAATGGACACCGGGAAAAGCAATTTAACGGCAGGGCGAAGTGGCGTCATGATTCACGAGCGTAGCACTgtaccacacatcaaagatcttctCTGGTCGAGATGAACACCTCTGTCCTTAAAACCACGCCCCGGGATAAACACGTCAATGCCAAGGATGACAACCTGTGGTTGTGGGTGGAAGAATGGCTCTGTATTTATCTGATTAAAGGTGACTTGTCACGCTTATATTCAGGtccgtttgtgtttttctgagaACATGATTGACTTAATGCCCAAACAACTTTATCTTTCTGGTATCACAACACACTGTTCTAGTCTCCTTGAGTCTCCCTCCAGAAAAAAATCTAGCCTACTCGGATTGGCTCGCAAGTAAGATATCTCTGCACTTTTTGCACAAGAAAAGTTAAAAGGAGGGATGTCTGGCGTCATGTAATTAGGGTTCAACGTATGTGTAACAAAATTTGGGTTGCACATCCCAAAAAGCTCATTAGGCATTCCGCGATGATAAGAAGGCTGTTTGCAACCAAGTAGCACCTTAGAGTCAACATTCTTTTATTTCTAGCAGTCTGCTGTAACCAACCAACACTGCAACTCCTGTTACACGTCTGCAAAGCAAGCACTCTCCGGCTAAAAGCAGAACATTTCCATCTGATATGTAGAGCAGTGAAAGCATAGGAGGTAGAATACAATAAAAGCCAAATACACAAAGGGAATATAGttggcatttgtgtttttgtatcaaACATGTCTCTGATAAATGCTCTTAAGATAATAAAACGCTTAAATGAACTGTTATCGCACTtgagaaatgttcctttttgtaCCTGGTTGAAGGAAGGGAGTGAGAGGTCTTCACTTCTTCAACTTGTCAAAGTGCACAGAGCATAACATCAATTTAACTCTTTGTGAGTCTCTTAAATCACGTCAGGGTTCGGTTTTACGAAATCTATGAAACGAAAGTTACGCCAGTACCTTTTCATGACATCTGTGCCAagaaatcaaaacatttttttaaagaaaaagcaaaTTTTTTCTACAGACAATCTTGATTTGTTAAGTTTAAGGAAATCTTTtagaatcaatacatttttttaatctccagATTGTTGATATAGTGCATTAAACAATAATTCATCTATTAAAAAGTGAGAAAACATGGCATTTATGTGACAGGGATCTTTAGTTGAAGCTCCTTTGGCATCGACCATATACTCCAGACATCTTGGCTGTGTCAAGGCTTCAAAGTCTGCCCACTTGGATTCTGGGATTTTTCCGTCGT is part of the Pungitius pungitius chromosome 2, fPunPun2.1, whole genome shotgun sequence genome and encodes:
- the slc49a3 gene encoding solute carrier family 49 member A3 codes for the protein MEDGADPDAEIKTAPSSVSSPVPGTLNTELKKLLFFKVYRRRWFVLSVLCLLNCSNATLWLTFAPVADQSAKFLGASLEQINWLSLVYMVVAIPLSFGTTWMLDTLGLRTTLILGAWLNMAGALVRFLAAFAKKGPYLYLLVMSGQSLGALAQPLIIFTPTKMAALWFPEHQRAIANTMASMSNPLGILVASISSPLIAETPERIPDLLLVYAVPACIICVLATMGMRSSSPPTPPSASAESSGSEPFFKGIKLLLTNRAYLVLLLCFGSGIAVFTCFSTLLEQILCVQGYTNTFAGVCGGLFIVFGIVGAALLGVYVDKTKKFIEATKINMSLSALSCIAFSVVALMQQQKVAVAVVCSLFGFFGFSIYPVAMELSVECSYPVGEATSAGLVFVSGQIQSVLYIVLLQALTKRLADSPLSTCGDAVLSWKVPMMVMAGLCAFFTCCFVIFFNTRYRRLEAEERAVYGTRRRDAPTTSESAPSVEA